From Cricetulus griseus strain 17A/GY chromosome 1 unlocalized genomic scaffold, alternate assembly CriGri-PICRH-1.0 chr1_0, whole genome shotgun sequence, a single genomic window includes:
- the Cchcr1 gene encoding coiled-coil alpha-helical rod protein 1 isoform X9: MRREGPSISRPPPFLIGLQVSRVPGMGRGRQGAEKAWRSQCACVRRSSSFLLPAGGASWGFRASRQPHPPRACVLRAGSLAGKPGAKGRGKKADLALGNDPEIMARWCLDGFPNVPTIPWRELWRRGSQQARSPPDQSYRDRRHLRRKGNLHSCGQDREASDRVEMLSPSGFAGLVPPSHFQARPRMAPTWASDIPQFQSTFDQDVLERRQLDSQRPTVTMREQDVYGDGQGPGQRGRSLELRVSGALSQQAELISRQLQELRRLEEEVRMLRETSLQQKMRLEAQAMEMDALAVAEKAGQAEAEGLRAALAGAEMVRKNLEEGNQRELQEIQTLHQEQLSSMTQAHEMALASLTSKAEGLERALNSLEMKRAGEIKQLSVAQKETELLRGQLSKTQEELEAQVTLVESLRKYVGEQVPPEVHRQAWEPEREELLDTVQHLREDRADLQATVELLQVRVQSLTHMLALQEEELTRKIQPSDVLEPEYPKKCRSLLSSWREKVFVLMVQLKAQDLEHRDSMKGLRDQVAELQEQVMAQSQEQAILQQALQDKAAELEVERMSIKTLQMELNRAQEARRRQKQRTDSVEEQLKFVVSAMKSTQDSIHGTMTRLNQTVARIPSLSNRLSYAIRKVHTIKGLMARKVSLAQLRLQSCPPPPPAPPVDADLSLELEHLREERNRLDAELQLSAHIIQQEVGRAREQGEAERLQLNEVAQQLEQELQRAQESLVNVGQQLESARQGQQESTEEAANLRQELTQQQQIYGQALQEKVAEVETRLREQLSDTKRRLNEARREQAKAVVSLRQIQHRATREKERNQELRRLQDEARKEEAQRVARRVQELERDKNLMLQRLLAMLPLGTDKKTVRFSPQPEVSPEHGCPAASPPRECTKESLTALFENLQGLSEAISREEATCPEDKQYTQCPPSDCC, from the exons ATGCGCAGGGAGGGGCCGTCCATCTCCCGCCCTCCGCCGTTTCTGATTGGCCTGCAGGTTTCCCGGGTTCCCGGGATGGGGCGGGGCCGCCAGGGCGCGGAGAAGGCCTGGAGGAGTCAGTGTGCCTGCGTGCGCcgttcttcttccttcctccttccggCAGGCGGGGCGAGTTGGGGCTTTAGAGCATCCCGCCAACCCCACCCGCCGCGCGCATGCGTGCTCAGGGCGGGAAGCCTAGCGGGGAAGCCAGGGGCTAAGGGGCGTGGCAAGAAGGCGGACCTCGCGCTGG GAAATGACCCAGAAATCATGGCGCGGTGGTGCCTAGATGGGTTTCCCAACGTCCCTACCATACCATGGCGAGAACTGTGGAGACGGGGTTCACAACAGGCCCGCTCACCTCCAGACCAGAGCTACAGGGATCGTAGACACTTAAGGAGGAAG GGGAACCTACACTCTTGCGGACAAGATCGAGAGGCTTCAGATAGAGTGGAGATGTTGTCTCCCTCAG GTTTTGCTGGACTGGttcctccctcccacttccaAGCTCGGCCGAGAATGGCCCCGACCTGGGCTTCAGACATTCCCCAGTTCCAATCCACATTTGACCAAGATGTCCTAGAGAGGCGGCAGCTGGACTCTCAGAGGCCCACAGTGaccatgagggaacaggatgtcTATGGAGATGGGCAGGGGCCAGGGCAGAGAGGCAG GTCTCTGGAGCTGAGGGTCTCCGGTGCCCTGAGCCAGCAGGCGGAGCTGATCTCCCGGCAGCTCCAAGAGTTACGACGGCTGGAGGAGGAGGTTCGGATGCTCCGGGAGACCTCCCTGCAGCAGAAGATGAGGCTGGAGGCTCAGGCCATGGAGATGGACGCTCTTGCGGTGGCAGAGAAAGCTGGCCAAGCTGAGGCTGAGGGCCTGCGCGCTGCCTTGGCTGGAGCCGAGATGGTCCGGAAGAACCTGGAGGAGGGGAACCAGAGGGAACTGCAGGAGATTCAGACTCTGCACCAAGAGCAG CTATCCTCAATGACCCAGGCTCACGAGATGGCTCTTGCCAGTCTGACCAGCAAGGCCGAGGGCTTGGAGAGGGCCCTGAATAGCCTGGAAATGAAACGGGCAGGGGAAATCAAACAGCTGTCGGTGGCCCAGAAGGAGACCGAGCTGCTTCGGGGTCAGCTGAG CAAGACTCAAGAAGAGCTGGAAGCTCAGGTGACCTTGGTGGAAAGTCTGAGGAAGTACGTGGGGGAACAAGTCCCTCCTGAGGTTCACAGGCAGGCATGGGAGCCAGAACGGGAGGAGCTTCTAGACACCGTGCAG CACTTGAGGGAGGACCGGGCTGACCTTCAGGCCACCGTGGAGTTGCTGCAGGTTCGGGTACAGAGCCTCACGCACATGCTTGCCCTGCAGGAAGAGGAGCTGACCAGGAAG ATCCAGCCTTCAGATGTGCTGGAGCCCGAGTATCCTAAGAAGTGCCGATCTCTGCTGAGCAGCTGGCGGGAAAAGGTGTTTGTCCTCATGGTACAACTCAAGGCCCAGGACCTGGAGCACAGGGACTCCATGAAGGGGCTGAGGGACCAG gTAGCAGAGCTCCAGGAACAAGTGATGGCCCAGAGCCAGGAGCAGGCCATCTTGCAGCAAGCCCTGCAAGACAAAGCGGCGGAGCTGGAGGTGGAGCGCATGAGCATCAAG ACCCTGCAAATGGAGCTGAATCGGGCTCAGGAGGCCAGGCGGCGGCAGAAGCAGCGGACAGACTCTGTCGAGGAGCAGCTGAAGTTCGTGGTCAGCGCCATGAAAAG CACTCAGGACAGCATCCATGGCACCATGACCAGGCTGAACCAGACTGTAGCCCGGATTCCCAGCCTCAGCAACCGACTCAGCTATGCCATCCGGAAGGTCCACACCATTAAGG GTTTGATGGCTCGAAAAGTGTCCCTTGCTCAGCTGCGCCTGCAAAG CTGTCCCCCGCCCCCACCCGCACCCCCAGTGGATGCCGACCTGAGCCTTGAGTTGGAGCACCTTCGGGAAGAACGGAACCGCTTGGATGCTGAGCTGCAGCTGAGTGCCCACATCATCCAGCAGGAGGTGGGCCGGGCCCGGGAGCAAG GGGAGGCAGAGCGCCTGCAGCTGAACGAGGTGGCCcagcagctggagcaggagctgcagCGTGCCCAGGAGTCCCTGGTCAACGTGGGGCAGCAGCTGGAGTCGGCCCGCCAGGGGCAGCAGGAGAGCACAGAGGAAGCTGCCAACCTccggcaggagctgacacagcaGCAGCAGATCTACGGGCAAG CTCTGCAGGAGAAGGTGGCCGAGGTGGAAACTCGGCTTCGGGAACAGCTCTCAGACACAAAGAGGAGGCTGAATGAGGCGCGGAGGGAGCAGGCCAAGGCCG TGGTTTCCTTGCGCCAGATCCAGCACAGAGCCACGCGGGAAAAGGAGCGGAACCAGGAGCTCAGACGCCTTCAGGATGAGGCCCGGAAGGAGGAGGCTCAGCGTGTGGCCCGCAGAGTGCAGGAGCTCGAGAGGGACAAAAACCTCATGCTG CAGCGGCTGTTGGCAATGCTTCCCCTGGGAACCGACAAGAAAACCGTGAGGTTCAGCCCTCAGCCTGAGGTATCCCCAGAGCACGGGTGTCCAGCGGCCTCACCGCCCAGGGAGTGTACGAAAG AGTCCCTGACTGCCCTGTTCGAAAACCTGCAAGGCCTGAGCGAGGCCATTTCCAGAGAGGAGGCTACATGCCCAGAAGATAAACAGTACACTCAGTGCCCCCCGTCAGACTGCTGCTGA
- the Cchcr1 gene encoding coiled-coil alpha-helical rod protein 1 isoform X8 yields the protein MRREGPSISRPPPFLIGLQVSRVPGMGRGRQGAEKAWRSQCACVRRSSSFLLPAGGASWGFRASRQPHPPRACVLRAGSLAGKPGAKGRGKKADLALGNDPEIMARWCLDGFPNVPTIPWRELWRRGSQQARSPPDQSYRDRRHLRRKGNLHSCGQDREASDRVEMLSPSGFAGLVPPSHFQARPRMAPTWASDIPQFQSTFDQDVLERRQLDSQRPTVTMREQDVYGDGQGPGQRGRSLELRVSGALSQQAELISRQLQELRRLEEEVRMLRETSLQQKMRLEAQAMEMDALAVAEKAGQAEAEGLRAALAGAEMVRKNLEEGNQRELQEIQTLHQEQLSSMTQAHEMALASLTSKAEGLERALNSLEMKRAGEIKQLSVAQKETELLRGQLSKTQEELEAQVTLVESLRKYVGEQVPPEVHRQAWEPEREELLDTVQHLREDRADLQATVELLQVRVQSLTHMLALQEEELTRKIQPSDVLEPEYPKKCRSLLSSWREKVFVLMVQLKAQDLEHRDSMKGLRDQVAELQEQVMAQSQEQAILQQALQDKAAELEVERMSIKTLQMELNRAQEARRRQKQRTDSVEEQLKFVVSAMKSTQDSIHGTMTRLNQTVARIPSLSNRLSYAIRKVHTIKGLMARKVSLAQLRLQSCPPPPPAPPVDADLSLELEHLREERNRLDAELQLSAHIIQQEVGRAREQGEAERLQLNEVAQQLEQELQRAQESLVNVGQQLESARQGQQESTEEAANLRQELTQQQQIYGQALQEKVAEVETRLREQLSDTKRRLNEARREQAKAVVSLRQIQHRATREKERNQELRRLQDEARKEEAQRVARRVQELERDKNLMLATLRQEGLLSRYKQQRLLAMLPLGTDKKTVRFSPQPEVSPEHGCPAASPPRECTKESLTALFENLQGLSEAISREEATCPEDKQYTQCPPSDCC from the exons ATGCGCAGGGAGGGGCCGTCCATCTCCCGCCCTCCGCCGTTTCTGATTGGCCTGCAGGTTTCCCGGGTTCCCGGGATGGGGCGGGGCCGCCAGGGCGCGGAGAAGGCCTGGAGGAGTCAGTGTGCCTGCGTGCGCcgttcttcttccttcctccttccggCAGGCGGGGCGAGTTGGGGCTTTAGAGCATCCCGCCAACCCCACCCGCCGCGCGCATGCGTGCTCAGGGCGGGAAGCCTAGCGGGGAAGCCAGGGGCTAAGGGGCGTGGCAAGAAGGCGGACCTCGCGCTGG GAAATGACCCAGAAATCATGGCGCGGTGGTGCCTAGATGGGTTTCCCAACGTCCCTACCATACCATGGCGAGAACTGTGGAGACGGGGTTCACAACAGGCCCGCTCACCTCCAGACCAGAGCTACAGGGATCGTAGACACTTAAGGAGGAAG GGGAACCTACACTCTTGCGGACAAGATCGAGAGGCTTCAGATAGAGTGGAGATGTTGTCTCCCTCAG GTTTTGCTGGACTGGttcctccctcccacttccaAGCTCGGCCGAGAATGGCCCCGACCTGGGCTTCAGACATTCCCCAGTTCCAATCCACATTTGACCAAGATGTCCTAGAGAGGCGGCAGCTGGACTCTCAGAGGCCCACAGTGaccatgagggaacaggatgtcTATGGAGATGGGCAGGGGCCAGGGCAGAGAGGCAG GTCTCTGGAGCTGAGGGTCTCCGGTGCCCTGAGCCAGCAGGCGGAGCTGATCTCCCGGCAGCTCCAAGAGTTACGACGGCTGGAGGAGGAGGTTCGGATGCTCCGGGAGACCTCCCTGCAGCAGAAGATGAGGCTGGAGGCTCAGGCCATGGAGATGGACGCTCTTGCGGTGGCAGAGAAAGCTGGCCAAGCTGAGGCTGAGGGCCTGCGCGCTGCCTTGGCTGGAGCCGAGATGGTCCGGAAGAACCTGGAGGAGGGGAACCAGAGGGAACTGCAGGAGATTCAGACTCTGCACCAAGAGCAG CTATCCTCAATGACCCAGGCTCACGAGATGGCTCTTGCCAGTCTGACCAGCAAGGCCGAGGGCTTGGAGAGGGCCCTGAATAGCCTGGAAATGAAACGGGCAGGGGAAATCAAACAGCTGTCGGTGGCCCAGAAGGAGACCGAGCTGCTTCGGGGTCAGCTGAG CAAGACTCAAGAAGAGCTGGAAGCTCAGGTGACCTTGGTGGAAAGTCTGAGGAAGTACGTGGGGGAACAAGTCCCTCCTGAGGTTCACAGGCAGGCATGGGAGCCAGAACGGGAGGAGCTTCTAGACACCGTGCAG CACTTGAGGGAGGACCGGGCTGACCTTCAGGCCACCGTGGAGTTGCTGCAGGTTCGGGTACAGAGCCTCACGCACATGCTTGCCCTGCAGGAAGAGGAGCTGACCAGGAAG ATCCAGCCTTCAGATGTGCTGGAGCCCGAGTATCCTAAGAAGTGCCGATCTCTGCTGAGCAGCTGGCGGGAAAAGGTGTTTGTCCTCATGGTACAACTCAAGGCCCAGGACCTGGAGCACAGGGACTCCATGAAGGGGCTGAGGGACCAG gTAGCAGAGCTCCAGGAACAAGTGATGGCCCAGAGCCAGGAGCAGGCCATCTTGCAGCAAGCCCTGCAAGACAAAGCGGCGGAGCTGGAGGTGGAGCGCATGAGCATCAAG ACCCTGCAAATGGAGCTGAATCGGGCTCAGGAGGCCAGGCGGCGGCAGAAGCAGCGGACAGACTCTGTCGAGGAGCAGCTGAAGTTCGTGGTCAGCGCCATGAAAAG CACTCAGGACAGCATCCATGGCACCATGACCAGGCTGAACCAGACTGTAGCCCGGATTCCCAGCCTCAGCAACCGACTCAGCTATGCCATCCGGAAGGTCCACACCATTAAGG GTTTGATGGCTCGAAAAGTGTCCCTTGCTCAGCTGCGCCTGCAAAG CTGTCCCCCGCCCCCACCCGCACCCCCAGTGGATGCCGACCTGAGCCTTGAGTTGGAGCACCTTCGGGAAGAACGGAACCGCTTGGATGCTGAGCTGCAGCTGAGTGCCCACATCATCCAGCAGGAGGTGGGCCGGGCCCGGGAGCAAG GGGAGGCAGAGCGCCTGCAGCTGAACGAGGTGGCCcagcagctggagcaggagctgcagCGTGCCCAGGAGTCCCTGGTCAACGTGGGGCAGCAGCTGGAGTCGGCCCGCCAGGGGCAGCAGGAGAGCACAGAGGAAGCTGCCAACCTccggcaggagctgacacagcaGCAGCAGATCTACGGGCAAG CTCTGCAGGAGAAGGTGGCCGAGGTGGAAACTCGGCTTCGGGAACAGCTCTCAGACACAAAGAGGAGGCTGAATGAGGCGCGGAGGGAGCAGGCCAAGGCCG TGGTTTCCTTGCGCCAGATCCAGCACAGAGCCACGCGGGAAAAGGAGCGGAACCAGGAGCTCAGACGCCTTCAGGATGAGGCCCGGAAGGAGGAGGCTCAGCGTGTGGCCCGCAGAGTGCAGGAGCTCGAGAGGGACAAAAACCTCATGCTG GCCaccctgaggcaggagggtctcctCTCCCGTTACAAGCAGCAGCGGCTGTTGGCAATGCTTCCCCTGGGAACCGACAAGAAAACCGTGAGGTTCAGCCCTCAGCCTGAGGTATCCCCAGAGCACGGGTGTCCAGCGGCCTCACCGCCCAGGGAGTGTACGAAAG AGTCCCTGACTGCCCTGTTCGAAAACCTGCAAGGCCTGAGCGAGGCCATTTCCAGAGAGGAGGCTACATGCCCAGAAGATAAACAGTACACTCAGTGCCCCCCGTCAGACTGCTGCTGA
- the Cchcr1 gene encoding coiled-coil alpha-helical rod protein 1 isoform X3 translates to MARWCLDGFPNVPTIPWRELWRRGSQQARSPPDQSYRDRRHLRRKGNLHSCGQDREASDRVEMLSPSGFAGLVPPSHFQARPRMAPTWASDIPQFQSTFDQDVLERRQLDSQRPTVTMREQDVYGDGQGPGQRGRSLELRVSGALSQQAELISRQLQELRRLEEEVRMLRETSLQQKMRLEAQAMEMDALAVAEKAGQAEAEGLRAALAGAEMVRKNLEEGNQRELQEIQTLHQEQLSSMTQAHEMALASLTSKAEGLERALNSLEMKRAGEIKQLSVAQKETELLRGQLSKTQEELEAQVTLVESLRKYVGEQVPPEVHRQAWEPEREELLDTVQHLREDRADLQATVELLQVRVQSLTHMLALQEEELTRKIQPSDVLEPEYPKKCRSLLSSWREKVFVLMVQLKAQDLEHRDSMKGLRDQVAELQEQVMAQSQEQAILQQALQDKAAELEVERMSIKTLQMELNRAQEARRRQKQRTDSVEEQLKFVVSAMKSTQDSIHGTMTRLNQTVARIPSLSNRLSYAIRKVHTIKGLMARKVSLAQLRLQSCPPPPPAPPVDADLSLELEHLREERNRLDAELQLSAHIIQQEVGRAREQGEAERLQLNEVAQQLEQELQRAQESLVNVGQQLESARQGQQESTEEAANLRQELTQQQQIYGQALQEKVAEVETRLREQLSDTKRRLNEARREQAKAVVSLRQIQHRATREKERNQELRRLQDEARKEEAQRVARRVQELERDKNLMLATLRQEGLLSRYKQQRLLAMLPLGTDKKTVRFSPQPEVSPEHGCPAASPPRECTKESLTALFENLQGLSEAISREEATCPEDKQYTQCPPSDCC, encoded by the exons ATGGCGCGGTGGTGCCTAGATGGGTTTCCCAACGTCCCTACCATACCATGGCGAGAACTGTGGAGACGGGGTTCACAACAGGCCCGCTCACCTCCAGACCAGAGCTACAGGGATCGTAGACACTTAAGGAGGAAG GGGAACCTACACTCTTGCGGACAAGATCGAGAGGCTTCAGATAGAGTGGAGATGTTGTCTCCCTCAG GTTTTGCTGGACTGGttcctccctcccacttccaAGCTCGGCCGAGAATGGCCCCGACCTGGGCTTCAGACATTCCCCAGTTCCAATCCACATTTGACCAAGATGTCCTAGAGAGGCGGCAGCTGGACTCTCAGAGGCCCACAGTGaccatgagggaacaggatgtcTATGGAGATGGGCAGGGGCCAGGGCAGAGAGGCAG GTCTCTGGAGCTGAGGGTCTCCGGTGCCCTGAGCCAGCAGGCGGAGCTGATCTCCCGGCAGCTCCAAGAGTTACGACGGCTGGAGGAGGAGGTTCGGATGCTCCGGGAGACCTCCCTGCAGCAGAAGATGAGGCTGGAGGCTCAGGCCATGGAGATGGACGCTCTTGCGGTGGCAGAGAAAGCTGGCCAAGCTGAGGCTGAGGGCCTGCGCGCTGCCTTGGCTGGAGCCGAGATGGTCCGGAAGAACCTGGAGGAGGGGAACCAGAGGGAACTGCAGGAGATTCAGACTCTGCACCAAGAGCAG CTATCCTCAATGACCCAGGCTCACGAGATGGCTCTTGCCAGTCTGACCAGCAAGGCCGAGGGCTTGGAGAGGGCCCTGAATAGCCTGGAAATGAAACGGGCAGGGGAAATCAAACAGCTGTCGGTGGCCCAGAAGGAGACCGAGCTGCTTCGGGGTCAGCTGAG CAAGACTCAAGAAGAGCTGGAAGCTCAGGTGACCTTGGTGGAAAGTCTGAGGAAGTACGTGGGGGAACAAGTCCCTCCTGAGGTTCACAGGCAGGCATGGGAGCCAGAACGGGAGGAGCTTCTAGACACCGTGCAG CACTTGAGGGAGGACCGGGCTGACCTTCAGGCCACCGTGGAGTTGCTGCAGGTTCGGGTACAGAGCCTCACGCACATGCTTGCCCTGCAGGAAGAGGAGCTGACCAGGAAG ATCCAGCCTTCAGATGTGCTGGAGCCCGAGTATCCTAAGAAGTGCCGATCTCTGCTGAGCAGCTGGCGGGAAAAGGTGTTTGTCCTCATGGTACAACTCAAGGCCCAGGACCTGGAGCACAGGGACTCCATGAAGGGGCTGAGGGACCAG gTAGCAGAGCTCCAGGAACAAGTGATGGCCCAGAGCCAGGAGCAGGCCATCTTGCAGCAAGCCCTGCAAGACAAAGCGGCGGAGCTGGAGGTGGAGCGCATGAGCATCAAG ACCCTGCAAATGGAGCTGAATCGGGCTCAGGAGGCCAGGCGGCGGCAGAAGCAGCGGACAGACTCTGTCGAGGAGCAGCTGAAGTTCGTGGTCAGCGCCATGAAAAG CACTCAGGACAGCATCCATGGCACCATGACCAGGCTGAACCAGACTGTAGCCCGGATTCCCAGCCTCAGCAACCGACTCAGCTATGCCATCCGGAAGGTCCACACCATTAAGG GTTTGATGGCTCGAAAAGTGTCCCTTGCTCAGCTGCGCCTGCAAAG CTGTCCCCCGCCCCCACCCGCACCCCCAGTGGATGCCGACCTGAGCCTTGAGTTGGAGCACCTTCGGGAAGAACGGAACCGCTTGGATGCTGAGCTGCAGCTGAGTGCCCACATCATCCAGCAGGAGGTGGGCCGGGCCCGGGAGCAAG GGGAGGCAGAGCGCCTGCAGCTGAACGAGGTGGCCcagcagctggagcaggagctgcagCGTGCCCAGGAGTCCCTGGTCAACGTGGGGCAGCAGCTGGAGTCGGCCCGCCAGGGGCAGCAGGAGAGCACAGAGGAAGCTGCCAACCTccggcaggagctgacacagcaGCAGCAGATCTACGGGCAAG CTCTGCAGGAGAAGGTGGCCGAGGTGGAAACTCGGCTTCGGGAACAGCTCTCAGACACAAAGAGGAGGCTGAATGAGGCGCGGAGGGAGCAGGCCAAGGCCG TGGTTTCCTTGCGCCAGATCCAGCACAGAGCCACGCGGGAAAAGGAGCGGAACCAGGAGCTCAGACGCCTTCAGGATGAGGCCCGGAAGGAGGAGGCTCAGCGTGTGGCCCGCAGAGTGCAGGAGCTCGAGAGGGACAAAAACCTCATGCTG GCCaccctgaggcaggagggtctcctCTCCCGTTACAAGCAGCAGCGGCTGTTGGCAATGCTTCCCCTGGGAACCGACAAGAAAACCGTGAGGTTCAGCCCTCAGCCTGAGGTATCCCCAGAGCACGGGTGTCCAGCGGCCTCACCGCCCAGGGAGTGTACGAAAG AGTCCCTGACTGCCCTGTTCGAAAACCTGCAAGGCCTGAGCGAGGCCATTTCCAGAGAGGAGGCTACATGCCCAGAAGATAAACAGTACACTCAGTGCCCCCCGTCAGACTGCTGCTGA
- the Cchcr1 gene encoding coiled-coil alpha-helical rod protein 1 isoform X4, protein MLSPSGFAGLVPPSHFQARPRMAPTWASDIPQFQSTFDQDVLERRQLDSQRPTVTMREQDVYGDGQGPGQRGRSLELRVSGALSQQAELISRQLQELRRLEEEVRMLRETSLQQKMRLEAQAMEMDALAVAEKAGQAEAEGLRAALAGAEMVRKNLEEGNQRELQEIQTLHQEQLSSMTQAHEMALASLTSKAEGLERALNSLEMKRAGEIKQLSVAQKETELLRGQLSKTQEELEAQVTLVESLRKYVGEQVPPEVHRQAWEPEREELLDTVQHLREDRADLQATVELLQVRVQSLTHMLALQEEELTRKIQPSDVLEPEYPKKCRSLLSSWREKVFVLMVQLKAQDLEHRDSMKGLRDQVAELQEQVMAQSQEQAILQQALQDKAAELEVERMSIKTLQMELNRAQEARRRQKQRTDSVEEQLKFVVSAMKSTQDSIHGTMTRLNQTVARIPSLSNRLSYAIRKVHTIKGLMARKVSLAQLRLQSCPPPPPAPPVDADLSLELEHLREERNRLDAELQLSAHIIQQEVGRAREQGEAERLQLNEVAQQLEQELQRAQESLVNVGQQLESARQGQQESTEEAANLRQELTQQQQIYGQALQEKVAEVETRLREQLSDTKRRLNEARREQAKAVVSLRQIQHRATREKERNQELRRLQDEARKEEAQRVARRVQELERDKNLMLATLRQEGLLSRYKQQRLLAMLPLGTDKKTVRFSPQPEVSPEHGCPAASPPRECTKESLTALFENLQGLSEAISREEATCPEDKQYTQCPPSDCC, encoded by the exons ATGTTGTCTCCCTCAG GTTTTGCTGGACTGGttcctccctcccacttccaAGCTCGGCCGAGAATGGCCCCGACCTGGGCTTCAGACATTCCCCAGTTCCAATCCACATTTGACCAAGATGTCCTAGAGAGGCGGCAGCTGGACTCTCAGAGGCCCACAGTGaccatgagggaacaggatgtcTATGGAGATGGGCAGGGGCCAGGGCAGAGAGGCAG GTCTCTGGAGCTGAGGGTCTCCGGTGCCCTGAGCCAGCAGGCGGAGCTGATCTCCCGGCAGCTCCAAGAGTTACGACGGCTGGAGGAGGAGGTTCGGATGCTCCGGGAGACCTCCCTGCAGCAGAAGATGAGGCTGGAGGCTCAGGCCATGGAGATGGACGCTCTTGCGGTGGCAGAGAAAGCTGGCCAAGCTGAGGCTGAGGGCCTGCGCGCTGCCTTGGCTGGAGCCGAGATGGTCCGGAAGAACCTGGAGGAGGGGAACCAGAGGGAACTGCAGGAGATTCAGACTCTGCACCAAGAGCAG CTATCCTCAATGACCCAGGCTCACGAGATGGCTCTTGCCAGTCTGACCAGCAAGGCCGAGGGCTTGGAGAGGGCCCTGAATAGCCTGGAAATGAAACGGGCAGGGGAAATCAAACAGCTGTCGGTGGCCCAGAAGGAGACCGAGCTGCTTCGGGGTCAGCTGAG CAAGACTCAAGAAGAGCTGGAAGCTCAGGTGACCTTGGTGGAAAGTCTGAGGAAGTACGTGGGGGAACAAGTCCCTCCTGAGGTTCACAGGCAGGCATGGGAGCCAGAACGGGAGGAGCTTCTAGACACCGTGCAG CACTTGAGGGAGGACCGGGCTGACCTTCAGGCCACCGTGGAGTTGCTGCAGGTTCGGGTACAGAGCCTCACGCACATGCTTGCCCTGCAGGAAGAGGAGCTGACCAGGAAG ATCCAGCCTTCAGATGTGCTGGAGCCCGAGTATCCTAAGAAGTGCCGATCTCTGCTGAGCAGCTGGCGGGAAAAGGTGTTTGTCCTCATGGTACAACTCAAGGCCCAGGACCTGGAGCACAGGGACTCCATGAAGGGGCTGAGGGACCAG gTAGCAGAGCTCCAGGAACAAGTGATGGCCCAGAGCCAGGAGCAGGCCATCTTGCAGCAAGCCCTGCAAGACAAAGCGGCGGAGCTGGAGGTGGAGCGCATGAGCATCAAG ACCCTGCAAATGGAGCTGAATCGGGCTCAGGAGGCCAGGCGGCGGCAGAAGCAGCGGACAGACTCTGTCGAGGAGCAGCTGAAGTTCGTGGTCAGCGCCATGAAAAG CACTCAGGACAGCATCCATGGCACCATGACCAGGCTGAACCAGACTGTAGCCCGGATTCCCAGCCTCAGCAACCGACTCAGCTATGCCATCCGGAAGGTCCACACCATTAAGG GTTTGATGGCTCGAAAAGTGTCCCTTGCTCAGCTGCGCCTGCAAAG CTGTCCCCCGCCCCCACCCGCACCCCCAGTGGATGCCGACCTGAGCCTTGAGTTGGAGCACCTTCGGGAAGAACGGAACCGCTTGGATGCTGAGCTGCAGCTGAGTGCCCACATCATCCAGCAGGAGGTGGGCCGGGCCCGGGAGCAAG GGGAGGCAGAGCGCCTGCAGCTGAACGAGGTGGCCcagcagctggagcaggagctgcagCGTGCCCAGGAGTCCCTGGTCAACGTGGGGCAGCAGCTGGAGTCGGCCCGCCAGGGGCAGCAGGAGAGCACAGAGGAAGCTGCCAACCTccggcaggagctgacacagcaGCAGCAGATCTACGGGCAAG CTCTGCAGGAGAAGGTGGCCGAGGTGGAAACTCGGCTTCGGGAACAGCTCTCAGACACAAAGAGGAGGCTGAATGAGGCGCGGAGGGAGCAGGCCAAGGCCG TGGTTTCCTTGCGCCAGATCCAGCACAGAGCCACGCGGGAAAAGGAGCGGAACCAGGAGCTCAGACGCCTTCAGGATGAGGCCCGGAAGGAGGAGGCTCAGCGTGTGGCCCGCAGAGTGCAGGAGCTCGAGAGGGACAAAAACCTCATGCTG GCCaccctgaggcaggagggtctcctCTCCCGTTACAAGCAGCAGCGGCTGTTGGCAATGCTTCCCCTGGGAACCGACAAGAAAACCGTGAGGTTCAGCCCTCAGCCTGAGGTATCCCCAGAGCACGGGTGTCCAGCGGCCTCACCGCCCAGGGAGTGTACGAAAG AGTCCCTGACTGCCCTGTTCGAAAACCTGCAAGGCCTGAGCGAGGCCATTTCCAGAGAGGAGGCTACATGCCCAGAAGATAAACAGTACACTCAGTGCCCCCCGTCAGACTGCTGCTGA
- the Psors1c2 gene encoding psoriasis susceptibility 1 candidate gene 2 protein — protein MLSWKLLGLLLLCLCARGISGSGDPSPRPTEAQEEEDSPALPLGPPIPGDPWPGVPPIFDEPPPPGPNRPWRDLPNAGVWPPEPPSTDAPHAPLPDDPWPAGTQPPENPWPPAPEMDHGSQEEPDLDPPQEEYR, from the exons ATGCTCAGCTGGAAGCTGCTGGGCCTCCTGCTCCTTTGCCTGTGTGCACGAG GCATCTCAGGCAGTGGAGACCCCTCTCCCAGACCCACAGAAGCCCAAGAAGAGGAGGACTCCCCAGCATTGCCCCTGGGCCCCCCAATCCCTGGTGACCCGTGGCCAGGGGTACCTCCTATCTTTGATGAACCTCCACCTCCAGGCCCCAACCGTCCCTGGAGAGACCTGCCCAATGCTGGTGTGTGGCCCCCAGAGCCTCCCAGCACTGATGCCCCTCACGCTCCTCTGCCCGATGACCCCTGGCCAGCAGGCACCCAGCCCCCAGAAAACCCCTGGCCACCTGCCCCTGAGATGGACCACGGATCGCAAGAGGAGCCTGACCTTGACCCACCCCAGGAAGAGTACAGATAG